Genomic segment of Candidatus Bipolaricaulota bacterium:
CAAATACAGAATTGATTCGATACGGTTGAAAGGATGGGATTATTGCGATGAGGCCTATTATTTTATTACGATTTGCGTTAAAAACGCTAACACGTTTTTGGGAAACATTGATAACGATAAAATGATATTATCGGAGATAGGGTTAACCGCAAAAAATTTTTGGTTAAAAATCCCGAAATGTTTCCCAACCGCCAGATTGGATATTTTTCAAATAATGCCAAACCACATGCACGGGATTATTTTAATCAATAATGATGATGATTTGACCGTAAAAACCGCCCCGCGGTCGGTTGTAGAGACGCGCCGCGGC
This window contains:
- a CDS encoding transposase, with the translated sequence MFDNQLYKNKYRIDSIRLKGWDYCDEAYYFITICVKNANTFLGNIDNDKMILSEIGLTAKNFWLKIPKCFPTARLDIFQIMPNHMHGIILINNDDDLTVKTAPRSVVETRRGASLQRPSNHHHYVRKFGPLQKKSISSIINHFKGAVKKWCNNNNFEYFEWQKKFHDHIIRDENAMARIQRYITNNPMKWHRDRNNK